Proteins co-encoded in one Gouania willdenowi chromosome 1, fGouWil2.1, whole genome shotgun sequence genomic window:
- the exosc1 gene encoding exosome complex component CSL4 — MSPMKLCVPGDKLCSVEDCIPGTGVYHRHGYIYSSLAGYVLRKNEGEELPVISVVRETEAQLLPDVGAIVTCKVTSINPRFAKVHILYVGSTPLKDRFRGTIRKEDVRATEKDKVETYKSFRPGDIVLAKVISLGDVQSNYLLTTAENELGVVVAQSEAGAQMVPISWCEMQCPLTQGKEFRKVARVQPEYLHA; from the exons ATGTCGCCCATGAAGTTGTGTGTTCCAG GGGACAAACTGTGCAGTGTGGAAGACTGTATTCCCGGCACAGGAGTGTATCATCGACATGGCTACATCTACTCCTCACTCGCAGGCTACGTGCTGAGGAAAAACGAGGGAGAGGAG TTACCAGTGATTTCAGTGGTGCGGGAAACAGAAGCACAGCTACTACCTGATGTTGGAGCAATAGTCACCTGCAAG GTCACCAGTATCAACCCCAGATTCGCCAAAGTCCACATCCTGTACGTGGGCTCCACACCACTGAAGGACCGCTTCAGAGGGACCATCAG GAAAGAAGACGTGCGTGCGACAGAAAAAGATAAG GTGGAGACGTACAAAAGCTTCAGACCTGGGGACATCGTCTTGGCTAAAGTT ATTTCCCTCGGTGACGTTCAATCAAATTACCTGCTGACAACGGCAGAGAACGAGCTCGGGGTTGTGGTGGCGCAGAGCGAAGCAG GCGCTCAAATGGTTCCAATCAGCTGGTGTGAGATGCAGTGCCCACTAACTCAGGGCAAAGAATTTCGCAAAGTGGCCCGAGTGCAGCCCGAGTACCTCCACGCCTGA
- the knop1 gene encoding lysine-rich nucleolar protein 1 has protein sequence MSLESVEEEENPVKKEKKHKKGHGLLSTNGSVKKERKKKSKKVDVDVVLLEGESLADEGGKEKMKRKKESMCDAVERNDGATKKKKKRKEEEVLVDDENLDEMKCTVNEEVKVKQRKKNLENKSEQTKKKKTKVEEKQEEEEEEMCEDKAETDDQVKAKKKKKKKGKTSPTANRTNDTNVIESSEAADRETKMDSADPEEEKKGKVKKKKKATPQTADGINATKIKSKKLNNFLKTETTMTEVEDVKRKKARSKGEEVQNKAKKKTNKTPSDGNECEEQLSKKKSECPVPEEGKVKVKTKTKKEKLSEATVEQKQPERKKGKRVEEEEKQLLNGREGGEEEVQLSRKKKKKKKSCEEEESVSKPAKRKKKKKKIDDEEDAQEAAQGEVVFLSEKSGNTDEVNINQERRQALQIEVDKASQPQKPAKPTGFGQWSTAQFDSTETQQKFLRLMGGFKKSFQSVTSSVGAEAAAANMALGKEQQQQLQQGLLGEFDRAHSRRMDFNSRGAGLGFSAPSNKKSSIDINARRSVRFDEQ, from the exons ATGAGTTTAGAAAGcgtggaggaagaggaaaatccagttaaaaaagagaagaaacacaagaaaggACATGGGTTGCTATCCACAAATGGCTCCGTCAAAAAagagaggaagaagaaaagtAAAAAGGTTGACGTTGACGTAGTCCTTCTGGAGGGTGAGTCTTTGGCTGACGAAGGGGGGAAAGAAAAGatgaagagaaagaaagagtcCATGTGCGACGCTGTGGAACGAAACGACGGAGCtaccaagaagaagaagaaaaggaaggaAGAGGAAGTCTTGGTTGATGATGAAAATCTTGATGAAATGAAATGTACAGTAAATGAAGAAGTTAAAGtgaaacaaaggaaaaagaatTTAGAGAATAAATCAGAGCAaaccaaaaagaagaaaaccaaGGTGGAAGAGaagcaggaagaagaagaagaagaaatgtgtGAAGACAAAGCTGAGACTGATGATCAAGTTaaagcaaagaagaagaagaagaagaaagggaAAACCTCTCCAACTGCCAACAGAACAAATGACACAAATGTAATAGAGAGCAGTGAAGCGGCTGATAGGGAAACAAAGATGGACTCAGCAGAtccagaggaggagaagaagggaaaggttaaaaagaagaaaaaagccaCTCCTCAGACTGCAGATGGAATAAATGCAACTAAAATCAAATCTAAGAAACTTAACAACTTTCTAAAAACAGAAACCACCATGACTGAGGTAGAGGatgtaaaaaggaaaaaggctCGGTCTAAAGGAGAGGAAGTCCAGAACAaagctaaaaagaaaacaaacaaaacgccATCAGACGGCAACGAGTGTGAGGAACAGCTCTCAAAGAAGAAGAGCGAGTGTCCTGTCCCAGAGGAAGGGAAGGTTAAAGTGAAGACGAAAACCAAAAAAGAGAAGCTCAGCGAAGCCACTGTGGAGCAAAAACAGCCCGAGAGGAAGAAAGGGAaacgagtggaggaggaggaaaagcagcTTTTAAACGGCAGGGAAGGAGGTGAAGAGGAAGTGCAGCTgagcaggaagaagaagaagaagaagaaaagctgtgaggaggaggagagtgTGAGTAAACCAgcgaagaggaagaagaagaagaaaaagattgATGATGAAGAAGACGCACAG GAGGCTGCCCAAGGGGAGGTGGTTTTTCTTTCAGAGAAGAGCGGAAACACTGATGAGGTGAACATCAACCAG GAAAGAAGACAAGCGCTGCAGATTGAGGTCGATAAAGCCTCTCAACCTCAAAAACCAGCCAAACCAACC GGCTTTGGACAGTGGAGCACAGCCCAGTTTGACAGCACTGAGACGCAGCAGAAGTTCCTGCGGCTGATGGGAGGTTTCAAAAAGAGTTTCCAGTCTGTGACATCGAGTGTTGgagcagaagcagcagcagcaaacatGGCCTTGGgtaaagagcagcagcagcagctgcagcaagGCCTTCTGGGAGAGTTTGATCGTGCACACTCACGTAGAATGGACTTTAACAGTCGGGGTGCAGGACTCGGTTTCAGCGCTCCATCCAATAAGAAATCCTCCATCGACATCAATGCACGTCGATCGGTTCGCTTTGATGAACAATGA